ACGCGCGGATATCACGCAGTTGCGTAATTTGACAAGCCAGCGCAAAATAGGGAGAATGAACGTTTGACAGCTGGCTCTTTGCTCGTACAGATTGTTTCGCAACAAAAGAACACATATGCTTAATTTATTAGTTAAAGATTTCGGATAGTTAGACAGTATCTGCTTTTATGGCCGCTGCCGTGAGGAATAATGTTTGGGTTGCTCCGGGGCAGGACGCGCAGTTTCTCCATAAAGCCACCGCACCAGTGACAGGCGACGGTCTGAGAGGTGAAGATCATGGACAAGTGCTCTGTAACACGAGGGATGCCAGCCCGGGAACTTCCTCTTTTCATGATTACAATATGGTAGGGGATTGCATTTTATCTTTTGCATCTGCCTCAGAGCATCACGTTGTTTACTGATGCCTGCTGCTTTGACGTAGAAAGACTGTGTGTTGCTGATCAAAGCAAAACAGGCTGTTTCCATTTAAAGATGTAAGCCTGATATATTAGAGGTGGGCctgcgtgtttgtttgtttattgcaACATGCACAGCTACTGTCCCAACACGTCCCACTGAAATTCGCTTTGGGTGTCTTGATGTGTTGATGCTGACATTCACTGACCAGGTTGAATCTCAAGCAGGGCACGGCCGGGATGTGAAACGTTGCACCCGCTGCCGAAACTTGCGAGGAAGAGATGCATAGCGCTGCAGAGCAACTGGATGTTCTAATTTCAGCCATGTATTTCCAAACAGCTTAGGCTGGAGCGTTTCAGAAGGGCGTCTGCTGCTTgtaaaggggggaggggggggggcgtcttTGATGTGGCAGTGTGTACCACAAGTGCAGGCCCCAAATGCATCCCCATATTTATTCACACCAGttagttttgttattttgtcagtCTTTTGATGCCTCAGCATCAGTGGGGAATGGAGGGTAGTTCTGGTCATGGTTTTCATTCAGCTGCCGGCCTTTATTTATGCATTGAACTCTTTATttcagaagaagaggagctgtAGAAAACTAGAGGCATTCAGCCAGAGCCATGCTGGCTGTGCATCTATCTGTGTTAAAGGAAAATCTTATATACCAATTACCCATGTGGGAGCCTGAATCAATGAGTTGCCACTTGTGCTTTTCTAATACATTGCATTTGGATTGACAGACCCAACTTTTACATGGCTGACCTGatcattttttgtctttcagggtAAATCAGAGATGGACAGCTACCTGTCTCCGCACCAGCACGACATAGCAAATTCCAAGATCCTGTGCCGGGACAGCGCTCTGATGCTGGAGCCGCCTTTCACCGAGGACTTCGCCTCCCCTTACAGCGTCAACATGAGCCTGCTGCTTCCTGACGTCACGTACCTGCACCCTGGTCTCTGCAGGACTATGAGACAGATCAAAACAGAGCCGTCACACTCTCTGATGCACGCCACCTGTCAGGGCAACGGAGTGCCACCAACGCTCCCAGAATACCCAGGTGTTTTTAGTGCAGCCGACACCGCTAGCGGTAACTTCTTCATCAAACAGGAGGTGCCAGATTTCCAGGATGTTCCCCTGTTTCAGCTTTTGAACTCTGACTTGGAGCAGCTCGTTCATGGGTCGCAGCTGAACTCCATCCCCATGGCCCCATTAAGTCTTCCTGTTGGGAACGTCCATGTAGGCCAAGTGCAGAATTCTGCCAAACCCACAAGCACTCCTCAGAATGAATGTTTTCCGTTTAATCGACACCATCAGCAGAGACCAACCTACTTGCCACCTTCTCCACCGAACTCTGAGCCCTCAAGTCCAGACAGGGGGAAGGAGCTCCACCACAATCTGTCCCCGCCTCCCTCCTACCAAGCCAGCATCGCCTCTAAGTTAACTTTTCAGAGCCATAATCCCATTGATCCAGGACAGACTTCTAGTGTAGCTCCAGTCCAAAGCCAAGACCAGAATTCAAATGTTGGATTAGTCCGAAGCCCAAGTGCTGGACCAGCCCAACGTTCGACCCTGACACCAGTTCAGACAACACCAGGTGTTGGCCCACTGTCTCCAGTGTTGGCCCAGTCGGCTGCATTTAAGTACAACAGAAGGAGTAATCCTGATCTGGAGAGACGGCGGATTCACCACTGTGATGTCCCAGGTGAGTCTGCTGTCCGGTAGAGTTTAGAGTTTTGCAGAATTAAAACTGAAGTGTTTCTATTTTTAGGCCAATATCCAAGTGAGAGGAAAGTATTTTGATCTTAATGAGCTTTCTTCTTGTTTAGGGTGCAAGAAAGTATACACCAAGTCTTCTCATTTAAAAGCCCACCTACGGACCCACACAGGTAAAATCTTTTGAGTTGCACTTCTTATTTTGGGGTGAAAGCGGTGTTGTTGCCACGCAGAAAAATTGTACTTGGCATGCAGATGCATTCTGTCTGCTGACAGACCTGGCCCACATCTCACTGCTGTCAAATCACATAAACCCCGCAGCTCTCATAAAGGGggcagaggaaaagacaggacaCGCTGTGATTTATGGCTCACAGTTGAGGTGCGTGTATGAAAAAGTATCCGCTTTTTCATCATCAAAAGCATGTTATTAGTAATTTGAGATATGTAGATATATTCCATACTTTTAAGTAATGGCATTTATTGAGGGAAATGTATATAATGATGTGCTGTCTGTCTGGCGTAGCCtcatcttttttctctctttttttgtgtctgctgAAGGGGAGAAGCCGTACCAGTGCTCCTGGGAGGGATGTGAGTGGCGCTTCGCCCGTTCTGATGAGCTGACTCGCCATTTCAGGAAACATACCGGGGCGAAGCCTTTCCAGTGTGGTGTGTGTAACCGCTGTTTCTCCAGGTCAGACCACCTGGCGCTGCACATGAAGAGACACCAGAGCTAGAAACCCTCTCATGCAAATCCAgtcaatctttttatttttctgtaaacaTGGACAAAGAACTGGCActaacaaacaaatcaaaaactcCCCAGTGGAGACTTTCTTAGCAGTGCTGGCCCACaagtaaatgtttcttttattgtaAAAAGATTAAATATTACTATTGCCTTATTTTATTTCCACACGTATGTCCCAATATTGGGGGACATTTGCAAAGGTGTCAGTCAAAAATCATTAGCCAAAtgtaacaacaaaataatatttaatatttttaagcCTTTATTTTCATTAGATTTTGTTGTACTGCCAAGTACACGATCAACtttaaatatcaatattttattttcaagtttTTCCTCGTACAGATCATATCAtggtacagacatttatttaattaactTAAATAGCAAACTGCCATACTATAAGTGCAGATATAGTATTGCTATTAACTGGAAGGtcaaggaatgtgtgtgtgtgtgtgtgtgtgtgtgtgtgtgtgtatgtaagatAGTAAGCAACAGCAGTTAGTTAAAGTTGTATGTAAACAAGTTGTGGATTTACTAAAAGACACAGTAGGAGAAATACATATTTGGGATGAGCACTGTTTGTTAGCCATGTGGTGAGTGCAGTGCTTACAGCTTGACTTTAACACTGCCAGATTTATGGGTTACTTTGCCTCTGAGGTCAACGAAATTTACAGGAATAAAAGGAAGATAATGGGTATGAGACATGAATCATTTGGATAGCATTATGAATGTTCTATATCTATGCCCCTATATTGTAACATAGATATGGTCATTATAGAAAGTATTAAATGTCTTTCAGGCAGGTGCAGATCTGAATCCAAATGGTGCATTTCTGATTTTTAAGGACTTCTATGAACAATTCatggttttatttaattattgaaaAAAGGTTTAACTTTTTTAGATGGGCTTGTTTTGTCCCATGTTCTTTTCAGCCACACAGCAACATCTCCTTTTACACTGAGGATGGTAAAAGAGAAGTGCTCAAACAAAATTTACAGCTTTGAATACATGACATTTCAGAAGCAGGTCAGagttattttctttctactGGAAGTTGTAATGGGGGAAAAATCGAGACGCTGTTTTGGTTGCAAATTATGGGTCCGAACGTTAGGTATCTTGCAACAGGATTACAGCATCATGTTACTGATGATTTGTCTTCATAAGCGGTTTCAAAGTGATGTCTGTGAGCTTGAGATTTTCTTTAGACCTGCCAGTCTGAACATCTGTGTAAGCTTTTGGTTTCTCTGACTATGATCCACGTATTCAAACACCTTTTGAAAGTGCCTTTAACTGCTTCTTTTTGGatcaaggaaaaacaaacttttgtcAGGTACTAAAACGATTCTGTATGTCGGCTGCCCCTCCTTATTTCCTCAATATAACTATCTCTATCTATGACCAagttccttttcttttttaatttgactCAAGTTGAACAAAATGGATTCTTAAAGTCTAATTTGTTAGgatgtatatattttgtatctGCTGTCTAAGGATACAATCTATTGATTGTTTTTGGGGGTGTAaagattttaaacttttatttttaattacagagacagtttatttttattatttttttttttttggcaagtcTAAGAAGGATCAAATTATAGAACATTGTTACAGTCTAAACTGTAATCGCTTTTTTTCCAGCCAAGGTAGCAGCTCAGTGGAGTATGTGCCAGTGAATTATTGCAATACTTTTCaaatatatatgcacacacaaatattttgacatgaagATGTAACCTAAATTGATTCAATGTGCGTTGAAGCCATGTGACCGTCACAGTGCAAATAAAAgttttgtgttgaatatttCTTCCTGaatgtctgattttttttactattgTTAAATACATAACCTTTTTCTCCACATTATCCATGTGTTTCCATATTAAATCCCCTCACTTTTTGAAATACATACAGCTTTTAGATTGCAGGTGACTACAGTCATGTTGATCTTCTGCATTGGTTCTTGTTTGTAGAAGTTTCTTCAGCACAGTAGAGGTCTCGCACCTTTACCTTTTGCATGAAAATAGCATGGATGTTTTAAAAGtatgaattattatttgtttcacagagatttaatgtttttagtTACAAGTTGAAAATATTAGATTTAGTAATAGATTTATTCAAATGTACGTTCTGATAAATGCTAGTTAAGAAGGAGCACTGATAGACAACCACttgaaaagaggaaacaagagaacaGATATTGCAGAATTTGACAGATGtagtttttgtagtttgacagatgtagtttttgtagttttgtaatTCTAAATTCAAAACCGGTCCACATGTTATTCTTCCTTCACATCTCCCAGTGTTTGATCGTCTCAGAACTTCTTTTTGGTCCTTGGTGGAACAGCAACATGTGTTTTACTCCGGTATGTAATAATTATTCAGGAGCACACTCTTAAtgcatttgtgctttttaacACAATCCTTGACATGAGTCATAGCAGAAGTGCTGACAAAAGGTGCCAAGAGAAGCTGTACAAACCAGGGAAGTTGTCTGAGCTTGTCCTGAGAGCAGAGGAAGTTCCCTGTGGGGATTGGTATATCCGTCCTATTTGCTTTCAGCTTCTTTTGACTGTACTTTGCTTGAACAGTATAGCCGACACAGTGTGGCCTCTTGTGAGTgataaatcacacatttgtgATATACTGCACAACGAAATGCTGAGTGGAGTGGGAATtgaaaacattgttattgtaatcATCTGAATCCTTTGCTGGCTGACAGAAACATTCATCCGGATCCAGCTATAATAGAGTACCGTACAGGATGTACTGGGCGTTTTCTTTTAAGTGCAACCTGTTCTCAGAAACTGTATTTCCTACATGCTCTTAAAACATACCAGGTCTTAATACCACTCTCTTTTGGTACTAGATAATAACAAAGCAATGTGATATTAC
This window of the Enoplosus armatus isolate fEnoArm2 chromosome 11, fEnoArm2.hap1, whole genome shotgun sequence genome carries:
- the klf5b gene encoding Krueppel-like factor 5, encoding MAAAVRNNVWVAPGQDAQFLHKATAPVTGDGLRGEDHGQVLCNTRDASPGTSSFHDYNMGKSEMDSYLSPHQHDIANSKILCRDSALMLEPPFTEDFASPYSVNMSLLLPDVTYLHPGLCRTMRQIKTEPSHSLMHATCQGNGVPPTLPEYPGVFSAADTASGNFFIKQEVPDFQDVPLFQLLNSDLEQLVHGSQLNSIPMAPLSLPVGNVHVGQVQNSAKPTSTPQNECFPFNRHHQQRPTYLPPSPPNSEPSSPDRGKELHHNLSPPPSYQASIASKLTFQSHNPIDPGQTSSVAPVQSQDQNSNVGLVRSPSAGPAQRSTLTPVQTTPGVGPLSPVLAQSAAFKYNRRSNPDLERRRIHHCDVPGCKKVYTKSSHLKAHLRTHTGEKPYQCSWEGCEWRFARSDELTRHFRKHTGAKPFQCGVCNRCFSRSDHLALHMKRHQS